The following proteins are co-located in the Streptococcus anginosus genome:
- a CDS encoding aldo/keto reductase, with protein MAPKDTKSAVLNAIKAGYRHFDTAQAYANEKEVGEAIRESGIDRKEFFITSKVWLSNYGYDKAYASVLESLGRMELDYLDLMLLHQPFGDYYGTYRALEKLYKEGKLRAIGVSNFYPDCLSDIVAFNEITPQVNQVETHPLNQQIFAQENMIKNKVQIESWATFAEGRGDIFNNPILKSIADKHGKSTAQVMVRWQVQRGIVCLTKSSRFERMKENIDVFDFELSAEDMTKIASMDTQTSLFFNHQEASTVDLFLGFLGRK; from the coding sequence ATTGCTCCCAAAGATACCAAGAGTGCTGTGCTAAATGCTATCAAGGCAGGTTATCGTCATTTTGATACTGCTCAAGCCTATGCCAATGAAAAGGAAGTAGGCGAGGCGATTCGAGAGTCTGGGATTGACCGCAAAGAGTTTTTCATCACTAGTAAAGTCTGGTTATCCAACTATGGATACGACAAGGCTTATGCCTCGGTTTTAGAATCTCTTGGCAGAATGGAGTTAGATTATCTGGATCTTATGTTGCTCCACCAACCTTTTGGTGACTATTATGGTACCTACCGTGCTTTGGAAAAACTTTACAAAGAAGGAAAACTTCGAGCGATTGGTGTGTCTAATTTTTATCCAGATTGTCTCAGCGACATTGTAGCTTTCAATGAGATTACACCACAAGTCAATCAAGTGGAAACTCACCCACTGAATCAACAGATATTCGCACAAGAAAATATGATAAAAAATAAGGTACAAATTGAATCTTGGGCTACTTTTGCAGAAGGTCGTGGTGACATTTTCAACAATCCAATTCTCAAAAGTATTGCTGATAAACATGGTAAATCCACTGCACAAGTCATGGTTCGCTGGCAAGTTCAACGGGGAATTGTTTGCTTGACTAAGTCTTCACGTTTTGAGCGAATGAAGGAAAATATTGATGTTTTTGACTTTGAACTCAGTGCAGAAGATATGACAAAGATTGCAAGTATGGACACCCAAACCAGCCTTTTCTTTAATCATCAAGAAGCCAGCACAGTAGATCTCTTTTTAGGATTTCTGGGGAGAAAATGA
- a CDS encoding LysR family transcriptional regulator, translated as MLNLQHLEQLIVFSQEGTLSKAAEVLLISQPSLTRNMQMLEDELGVIFFERRKNKLGFTETGHQTVKLTKKFLKQKQKFLDDVQHFALKENTIFGGVNAPEAIFELESRIKKGLEQHIQIEQKTNDELEKALDDENVHFIVTDYPIKKSIFFPWSFSWSNFTYPFL; from the coding sequence ATGCTGAATTTACAACACTTGGAGCAACTCATTGTTTTCTCACAGGAGGGAACCTTGTCTAAAGCAGCCGAAGTCCTACTCATCTCTCAGCCATCCTTAACTCGAAATATGCAAATGCTGGAAGATGAATTGGGAGTTATTTTTTTTGAGCGAAGAAAAAATAAATTAGGTTTCACGGAAACCGGTCATCAAACAGTTAAACTAACCAAAAAATTTCTGAAACAAAAACAAAAGTTTCTCGATGATGTACAACATTTTGCATTAAAAGAAAATACTATTTTTGGTGGTGTTAATGCACCGGAAGCCATCTTTGAACTGGAAAGTCGTATAAAAAAAGGCTTGGAGCAACACATTCAAATTGAGCAAAAGACGAATGACGAATTGGAAAAAGCTCTGGATGACGAAAACGTTCACTTCATTGTAACGGACTATCCTATCAAAAAGAGCATATTCTTTCCATGGAGCTTTTCATGGAGCAACTTTACTTATCCGTTCCTTTGA
- a CDS encoding MFS transporter, which produces MSLDKNNKRALVAAIVASGTDDLNVMFLAFSMSSIISELGVTGAQGGWIATITNLGMLVGGLLFGILADRYHKFKVFKWTIVIFSLATGLIYFTQNIYYLYLMRFIAGIGVGGEYGVAIAIMAGIVPVGKMGRISSLNGIAGQVGSITSALLAGWLAPALGWKGLFLFGLAPIALVLWMMLAIDDDHIRDNGNVTLKAEGRQSVKMSELFKTPALTAQTVALMVMTTVQIAGYFGMMNWLPTIIQTSLHISVKDSSLWMVSTILGMCLGMLTFGQILDKWGPRFVYSIFLLASSMCVYLFQFANSMPAMIVGGAIVGFFVNGMFAGYGAMITRLYPAHIRSTANNVILNVGRAIGGFSSVIIGKILDVSSVSMVMIFLASLYLISFAALWTIRNLKAERYSQLGEELVVKEA; this is translated from the coding sequence ATGTCTTTAGACAAAAATAATAAGCGAGCATTAGTTGCTGCGATTGTTGCATCAGGAACAGACGACTTAAATGTCATGTTCTTAGCTTTTTCGATGTCGTCTATCATTTCAGAATTGGGCGTTACAGGAGCCCAAGGGGGCTGGATTGCGACGATTACCAATCTAGGAATGTTGGTTGGTGGTTTGCTCTTTGGCATACTGGCTGACCGTTATCACAAGTTCAAAGTCTTTAAATGGACGATTGTTATTTTTTCATTGGCGACAGGACTGATTTACTTTACACAAAATATTTATTATCTCTATCTCATGCGTTTCATTGCTGGGATAGGTGTTGGCGGAGAGTATGGAGTTGCCATTGCGATTATGGCAGGAATTGTTCCTGTTGGAAAAATGGGACGTATTTCATCTCTGAACGGAATTGCAGGGCAAGTTGGTTCTATTACTTCAGCACTTTTAGCAGGTTGGTTAGCGCCGGCACTTGGCTGGAAAGGCCTTTTCCTCTTTGGACTTGCGCCTATTGCCTTGGTTTTGTGGATGATGTTAGCGATTGATGATGATCATATCCGAGATAATGGCAATGTGACATTAAAAGCAGAAGGGCGCCAGTCTGTTAAAATGAGCGAATTGTTTAAAACACCAGCTCTAACAGCTCAGACGGTAGCACTAATGGTCATGACGACGGTACAAATTGCTGGGTATTTTGGGATGATGAACTGGCTTCCAACCATTATCCAAACAAGCCTGCATATTTCTGTAAAAGATTCCTCACTTTGGATGGTCTCAACGATTTTGGGAATGTGTCTGGGAATGCTCACTTTCGGTCAAATCCTTGATAAATGGGGACCAAGATTTGTTTATTCAATCTTTCTTTTAGCTTCTTCTATGTGTGTTTACCTCTTCCAATTCGCCAATTCAATGCCAGCCATGATTGTCGGTGGTGCGATTGTTGGTTTCTTTGTAAATGGAATGTTTGCGGGTTATGGCGCGATGATTACGAGATTGTATCCAGCTCACATTCGCTCCACGGCTAATAATGTCATCTTAAATGTCGGACGAGCAATTGGAGGCTTCTCATCTGTAATTATTGGGAAAATTTTAGATGTTTCAAGTGTCTCAATGGTAATGATTTTCCTAGCAAGCCTTTATTTGATTAGCTTTGCTGCCTTGTGGACGATTAGGAACTTAAAAGCAGAACGTTACTCACAATTAGGAGAAGAATTAGTCGTAAAAGAAGCGTAA
- a CDS encoding LysR family transcriptional regulator — protein MSQQMKSLEEELGVTLFERKNRGFHLTRAEKFFIKKVNGC, from the coding sequence ATGTCCCAGCAGATGAAATCATTAGAAGAGGAACTTGGTGTGACCCTTTTTGAGCGCAAGAATCGCGGATTTCATTTAACGAGAGCTGAGAAATTTTTTATCAAAAAAGTCAACGGTTGCTAG
- a CDS encoding LysR substrate-binding domain-containing protein has product MLEDYNGLVADTQVLTGTQPVSMRIGLLWGMTESVLPQILAEFKERFPSVQLEIMVGSHEEIGTALRQQKLDMTISDQRKAFSGNYANICLTSFPLYIRVGHTHPLSQSKSVQMKDLQVYPALLLAVKGQEKIESDYYRDNLGFQSEFNFAYSPEEAALQLMVSTAYFTFEKMTTKATSNLYCEYCEFPLLQNQQPIERDYFLFYHLEHAHPYTEDFLEIAKRYFR; this is encoded by the coding sequence TTGCTAGAAGATTATAATGGCTTGGTAGCTGATACACAAGTTTTGACAGGAACACAGCCAGTTTCCATGCGGATAGGTCTATTGTGGGGAATGACAGAAAGCGTACTGCCCCAGATTTTAGCTGAATTCAAAGAGCGTTTTCCAAGTGTTCAGTTGGAGATCATGGTAGGAAGTCATGAAGAGATTGGCACGGCACTGCGCCAGCAAAAGTTGGATATGACCATTAGCGACCAGCGAAAAGCATTTTCTGGCAATTATGCGAATATTTGCTTAACTTCTTTCCCGCTTTATATCAGAGTTGGACATACTCATCCTTTATCCCAATCAAAATCTGTTCAGATGAAAGACTTGCAGGTCTATCCAGCTTTGTTATTAGCTGTGAAAGGACAGGAAAAGATAGAATCTGATTATTATCGTGACAATCTTGGTTTTCAGTCGGAATTTAATTTTGCTTATTCTCCAGAAGAAGCAGCATTGCAACTCATGGTTTCTACTGCTTATTTTACTTTTGAAAAAATGACTACTAAGGCAACTTCAAACCTTTATTGCGAATATTGCGAATTTCCTCTTTTGCAGAATCAGCAACCGATAGAGCGAGACTATTTTCTTTTTTATCATTTGGAGCATGCTCATCCTTACACAGAAGATTTTTTAGAAATTGCTAAACGTTATTTCAGATAA
- a CDS encoding carboxymuconolactone decarboxylase family protein — protein sequence MDIDNKVSFPDLLGLSETDPEFVALFKQFAFQEVPKDLPFSLDERRYYLATLAVLVGSQGLEAYKEILPVALDNGVKAVEVKELLYQAVAYLGLSRVYAFFAPTNTIFTNQGTSLPLASQKNTKNQTRLEAGEEAQIAIFGDQMKGFATKGEPDVRHINKWLVDNCFGDYYTRSSLDYAERELLTFCYLYSQGGCEPQLKGHIAANLCLGNDKTLLIAVIFACIPYIGYPRTLNALSCINEVANAQQ from the coding sequence ATGGATATTGATAATAAAGTCTCTTTTCCGGATTTGCTAGGCTTATCTGAAACGGATCCAGAATTTGTTGCACTTTTTAAGCAATTCGCTTTTCAGGAAGTGCCGAAAGACCTCCCCTTCTCATTAGATGAAAGAAGATATTACTTAGCCACTTTAGCTGTTTTAGTTGGCAGTCAAGGGCTTGAAGCCTATAAAGAGATTCTTCCCGTTGCTTTGGACAATGGGGTGAAAGCCGTGGAAGTCAAAGAATTGCTGTATCAAGCGGTTGCTTATCTAGGTCTTAGTCGGGTTTATGCCTTTTTCGCACCTACGAATACGATTTTTACCAATCAAGGAACTTCTCTTCCTTTGGCTAGTCAAAAAAATACGAAAAATCAAACTCGCTTAGAAGCTGGTGAAGAAGCTCAGATTGCAATTTTTGGCGACCAGATGAAGGGTTTTGCGACAAAGGGAGAGCCGGATGTACGCCATATCAACAAATGGTTAGTCGATAATTGTTTCGGTGATTACTATACTCGCTCTAGCCTTGATTATGCTGAGCGTGAATTATTGACATTCTGTTATCTTTATTCTCAAGGGGGCTGTGAACCGCAGTTGAAGGGACATATTGCAGCCAATCTTTGCTTGGGAAATGATAAAACGTTGTTAATTGCAGTCATCTTTGCCTGTATCCCTTATATCGGTTATCCGCGTACTCTCAATGCGCTTAGTTGTATCAACGAAGTTGCAAATGCACAACAGTAA